One genomic region from Rubidibacter lacunae KORDI 51-2 encodes:
- the gloA gene encoding lactoylglutathione lyase, whose product MRMLHTMVRVGDLDDSLRFYCDVLGMKLLRKKDYPGGKFTLAFVGYGPEADNTVLELTYNWGVDRYDIGDGYGHIALGVNDIYKTCAEIASRGGKVVREPGPMKHGSTVIAFVEDPTGYKVELIQLGTQGSAKPQQPAAIATN is encoded by the coding sequence ATGCGAATGCTGCACACGATGGTGCGCGTCGGCGATTTGGACGATTCGCTCCGCTTCTACTGCGACGTCCTGGGTATGAAGCTGCTGCGCAAGAAGGACTACCCGGGTGGCAAGTTCACCCTGGCATTTGTCGGGTACGGTCCGGAGGCAGACAATACGGTTTTGGAGTTGACCTACAACTGGGGGGTCGATCGTTACGATATCGGCGACGGTTACGGACACATTGCACTGGGTGTCAATGACATCTACAAAACCTGCGCCGAAATTGCCAGTCGGGGCGGTAAAGTTGTTCGGGAGCCCGGTCCGATGAAGCACGGCTCGACGGTCATCGCCTTTGTGGAAGATCCCACCGGCTACAAGGTCGAACTCATCCAGCTCGGCACGCAGGGGTCGGCAAAGCCTCAGCAACCTGCTGCCATTGCTACTAATTAG